In candidate division WOR-3 bacterium, the genomic stretch TGAGTCAATATCCAATTCCGACAATTGACAAAGACAAATAACCAAGTATAATAAAGAAATATGAAGAAAGGGCTTGTGATAATTCCGACCTATAATGAAGCTGTGAATATCAAAAAAATCATCGGAGAAATTTTATCAAGTTCACCGCAACTCGAAATTCTTGTGATTGACGATAATTCACCGGACGGCACTGGTGATATCGTCGAGAAGATAAGCCGTACAGATAAGAAAGTCCATCTTATAAGGAGAGAAAAGAAGATGGGACTCGGCACTGCTTATGTGCTTGGTTTTGATTATACCTTGAAGAACGGTTATGATTTCGCTTTTGAGATGGATGCTGATTTTTCCCACAATCCCGAGGAACTGCCGAGATTCATCGAACTGCTGGATGATTACGAGTTGATCGTAGGCTCGCGGTACATCCAGGGGGTGAGTGTGGTCAACTGGCCTATGAAACGGTTGTTGCTTTCTTATTTCGCCTGTCTGTTCGCCCGCGTGGTCACAGGAGTTCCGATTAAAGATTTGACGAGCGGCTTCAAGTGTTACTCCAGGAAGGCGCTTGAAGCGGTCAATTGGAAAGATTTCAAGGTGGATGGTTATGGTTTTCAGATCCAGAGCGTTTTTTCAGTCTATAGAGCCGGTTTGAAGATAAAGGAGATTCCGATAATATTTGTTGAGAGGCGTGAAGGCGAGTCCAAGATGTCGAAGCGGATTATCTGGGAGGCTTTCTGGTTGGTCTGGAAATTACGTTTGATGTCTTTATTCAGGAAAAGATGTTAAATATCATCATCGTCAATTATAACTCAGGAAATCATTTAAGAGATTGTCTTGAAGCGATTCATCGGAATATCAATGGAAAAGAGGATTATGATATAACCGTGTATGACAACGGTTCTACAGATCACAGCTTGGAAACAGCAAAAGATGCGTTTGCGGATGTAAAATATATCGGCAATCACACAAATTTCGGTTTTGCCAGGGCGGCGAATCAGGCGATCAGTGCTACAAGAGGCAGATATATTCTGCTCTTAAATCCGGATGTCTTGCTCTTTCCCGGTACAATAGAACGGATGATTGAATTTATGGATAAAAATCAGAAGTGCGGTATCCTCGGAGCTGAAATATTGAGCCCTGCAGGATTCCGCCAGCCGACCTGCCGCCGTTTCCCCGATTATTTTAATATCCTCTTCGGGCGACGTTCTCTGATAAGGCGGATATTTCCGAGAAATCCTTTTTCAAACAGTTATCTTTATCTTGATATGGATTATAATAAGGCTGAGATGGTCGATTTCGTCGAAGGGTCGGTGATGATGCTCAGGCGGAGTGCACTTGATGAGGTCGGGCTTTTTGATGAAGATTTCTTTCTCTA encodes the following:
- a CDS encoding polyprenol monophosphomannose synthase, translating into MKKGLVIIPTYNEAVNIKKIIGEILSSSPQLEILVIDDNSPDGTGDIVEKISRTDKKVHLIRREKKMGLGTAYVLGFDYTLKNGYDFAFEMDADFSHNPEELPRFIELLDDYELIVGSRYIQGVSVVNWPMKRLLLSYFACLFARVVTGVPIKDLTSGFKCYSRKALEAVNWKDFKVDGYGFQIQSVFSVYRAGLKIKEIPIIFVERREGESKMSKRIIWEAFWLVWKLRLMSLFRKRC
- a CDS encoding glycosyltransferase family 2 protein gives rise to the protein MLNIIIVNYNSGNHLRDCLEAIHRNINGKEDYDITVYDNGSTDHSLETAKDAFADVKYIGNHTNFGFARAANQAISATRGRYILLLNPDVLLFPGTIERMIEFMDKNQKCGILGAEILSPAGFRQPTCRRFPDYFNILFGRRSLIRRIFPRNPFSNSYLYLDMDYNKAEMVDFVEGSVMMLRRSALDEVGLFDEDFFLYVEDADLCYRMQQKGWQVWWLPRTYAIHYRGENFRRDNIHPAIHHSKGFYRFFKKHYAPSGLMHLLLRILLGLRLAYVVSTESVKKILNDINFSPPK